The following is a genomic window from Bordetella sp. H567.
TCATTCCGGGCGCTGTTACATTTCCGGCCATGAATACGCAAAACACCACTCCGACGCGCAAAGTCCTGGTTGTCGACGACGATCCCCGCCTGCGGGACCTGCTCAGGCGGTATCTGTCGGAACAGGGCTTCAACGTCTTCGTTGCCGAAGACGCCAAGGAAATGGGCAAGCTGTGGCAGCGCGAGCACTTCGACCTGCTGGTGCTGGACCTGATGCTGCCGGGCGAAGACGGCCTGTCCATCTGCCGCCGCCTTCGAGGTGGGCACGACAATACCCCTATTATCATGCTGACCGCCAAGGCCGAGGAAATCGACCGCATCGTCGGCCTGGAAATGGGCGCGGACGACTACCTGTCCAAGCCGTTCAACCCTCGCGAACTGCTGGCCCGCATCAACGCCATCCTGCGCCGCCGCGGCACGGAAGAGCACCCCGGCGCGCCCAGTCAGGAAAACGAATCCATTGCCTTCGGCCCTTATGTGCTGAACCTCTCAACGCGCACCTTGACGCGCAACAACGAGCAGGTGCCCATCACCACCGGGGAATTCTCGGTGCTGAAGGTGTTTGCCCGCCATCCCAAGATTCCCCTGTCGCGCGACAAGCTGATGGAGCTGGCCCGCGGCCGCGAATACGAAGCGTTCGATCGCAGCCTGGACGTACAGATTTCCCGCCTGCGCAAACTGATCGAACCGAACCCTTCCAAGCCCGTATTCATCCAGACGGTATGGGGGCTGGGTTACGTCTTCGTGCCGGACGGTGGCAGCTGAAACCTGATCGTTCCCGGGGCAGGAACGCCGCAACATGCTCCGTTTTCGCAGCGCCCTCAAAGCCATGACGTCACGCGTGCGTCTTGGGCTGTTCGGCCGTACCTTTCTCTTGCTTGCCGCCCTCATGCTGGTCAGCCTGGGGGCCTGGTTGCAGGTGTTCTTCAGCATGGAGCTGGGGCCACGTGCCAACCAGATGGCGCAGCGGGTCATCACCGCCGTCAATATCACGCGCACCGCCCTGGTCTATTCCGAGGCGGACGAACGCAGCAAGCTGCTGCTGGACCTGGCGACCAACGAAGGGATCCAGGTCTACCCCCGGGAACTGACCGATTTCGCCGAGCCCCTGCCCAACGACGACTACTGGCAGCGCGTGGCGGACCACATCCGTAGCCGTTTCGGCCCCGAAACCCAGATCGCCTGGGGCGTCAACCAGGTACCGGGCTTCTGGGTCAGCTTTCAGATCGATCATGACCTGTACTGGCTGGTCTTCGAACGCGAGCAGATCGGCCTGACGGGCGGCATCGAATGGCTGGGCTGGGGCGCCACCGCGCTACTGCTGTCGCTGGTGGGCGCGGCGGTGAGCGTCGGGTTCGTGAACCGTCCGCTGTCCCGGCTGGCGCGCGCGGCACAGGTGCTGTCCCGGGGCGAAACGCCCGCTCCCCTGCCGGAAAACGGGCCGCTGGAGATCCGCGACCTGAACGCCTCGTTCAACCGCATGGCCAAGGACATCCGGCAGACGGAGGCAGACCGCGAATTGATGCTGGCCGGCATCTCGCACGATCTGCGCACTCCGCTGGCGCGCATGCGCCTGGAGATCGAAATGAGCGGCGTGTCGGAGGACGCGCGCCAGGCAATCGACGACGATCTCGCCCAGATCGACCACAGTATCGGGCAGTTGATGG
Proteins encoded in this region:
- the risA gene encoding response regulator transcription factor RisA, translating into MNTQNTTPTRKVLVVDDDPRLRDLLRRYLSEQGFNVFVAEDAKEMGKLWQREHFDLLVLDLMLPGEDGLSICRRLRGGHDNTPIIMLTAKAEEIDRIVGLEMGADDYLSKPFNPRELLARINAILRRRGTEEHPGAPSQENESIAFGPYVLNLSTRTLTRNNEQVPITTGEFSVLKVFARHPKIPLSRDKLMELARGREYEAFDRSLDVQISRLRKLIEPNPSKPVFIQTVWGLGYVFVPDGGS
- the risS gene encoding sensor histidine kinase RisS, with protein sequence MLRFRSALKAMTSRVRLGLFGRTFLLLAALMLVSLGAWLQVFFSMELGPRANQMAQRVITAVNITRTALVYSEADERSKLLLDLATNEGIQVYPRELTDFAEPLPNDDYWQRVADHIRSRFGPETQIAWGVNQVPGFWVSFQIDHDLYWLVFEREQIGLTGGIEWLGWGATALLLSLVGAAVSVGFVNRPLSRLARAAQVLSRGETPAPLPENGPLEIRDLNASFNRMAKDIRQTEADRELMLAGISHDLRTPLARMRLEIEMSGVSEDARQAIDDDLAQIDHSIGQLMEYARPAGTLPQMATDVSSVLGELLDRERSHTASTGGEIEAFITPGLRARITALDLKRIVSNLLENARRYGRSGDGQAHLYMGVQSEGNIIAIEVSDRGPGIAADDVDRLLRPFSRGEAARTGVSGAGLGLAIVERLLKHVGGTLKMLPRPGGGLTARIELPKARIRNFQLDSET